The following are encoded together in the Xanthobacter autotrophicus Py2 genome:
- a CDS encoding Bilirubin oxidase (PFAM: multicopper oxidase type 1; multicopper oxidase type 2; multicopper oxidase type 3~KEGG: mjl:Mjls_1438 bilirubin oxidase) codes for MLLSRRTVLAGAGVLGLGIAGFAARPILWPRSGTDTQALKIPPLLDPRASGGSASLRVQTGTTEFYPGRFSETLGYNGSYLGPTIRVRRGDSVQVNVKNELAETTTVHWHGLLVPGPLDGGPHQPISPGQTWRPLLPIDQPAATLMYHSHVHGLTAEQVYRGLAGVFIIQDDEEQRLGLPNDYGVDDLPLVLQDRQFEDGLLVMPNGMMTLMQGRRGDIVLVNGTPNPVAQVPPRLVRLRMVNASNARVYDLSFEDKRAFHWIATEGGLLERPVQLQSIRLAPGQRAELLVDFSDRSPVGLLTTADSNSRIMGMMPMMQDFGRDRVAGGAFIRFEPGAAASGAASVPKLLIAQERVQPSAAIRRRRLVLNMGMGGMMGGGMMEEQMSGDTRTEAGPMAAPFSINGRPFDMRRIDESVTLGNTEIWEVSGEMMAHPLHIHGVHFEVLSRAGRKPDVLDQGLRDTVLVREPAELLVKFSKASQGYPFMYHCHILEHEDNGMMGQFSVE; via the coding sequence ATGCTTCTTTCACGTCGAACGGTTCTGGCGGGAGCTGGCGTTCTTGGATTAGGCATTGCGGGCTTTGCTGCTCGCCCTATCCTGTGGCCTAGGAGCGGAACTGACACACAGGCGCTCAAGATCCCACCCCTACTCGACCCGCGGGCGAGCGGGGGATCTGCCTCGCTTCGCGTGCAGACTGGAACAACCGAGTTCTACCCTGGACGGTTCAGCGAGACGCTCGGATACAATGGGTCTTACCTCGGCCCGACCATCCGGGTCAGGCGGGGAGATTCCGTCCAGGTCAACGTCAAGAATGAGCTTGCTGAGACCACCACTGTGCACTGGCACGGCCTACTCGTTCCAGGCCCGCTGGATGGGGGGCCGCACCAGCCTATCAGTCCAGGTCAGACGTGGCGTCCGCTGCTCCCGATCGACCAACCGGCTGCCACCTTGATGTATCACTCGCACGTTCACGGGCTCACCGCGGAACAGGTTTATCGGGGCCTGGCAGGCGTCTTCATCATTCAGGACGACGAGGAGCAGCGTCTCGGGCTTCCGAACGACTATGGAGTGGACGACCTGCCGCTTGTCCTACAGGATCGTCAGTTTGAGGACGGCCTGCTCGTAATGCCAAACGGCATGATGACGCTCATGCAGGGCAGGCGCGGCGATATCGTTCTGGTAAACGGCACTCCTAACCCCGTGGCTCAGGTGCCTCCACGCCTCGTGCGGCTACGCATGGTGAACGCGTCAAACGCGCGCGTCTACGATCTTTCATTCGAGGACAAGAGGGCCTTCCACTGGATCGCGACCGAGGGCGGCCTTCTTGAACGACCGGTGCAGTTGCAATCGATACGCCTTGCTCCCGGGCAGCGCGCCGAACTGCTGGTGGACTTCTCGGATCGAAGCCCCGTGGGGCTGCTAACTACCGCTGATTCCAACTCGAGAATAATGGGCATGATGCCTATGATGCAAGACTTCGGCCGAGACCGTGTTGCGGGTGGAGCGTTCATCAGGTTTGAGCCGGGCGCGGCTGCTTCGGGAGCCGCATCCGTGCCTAAGCTGCTCATCGCACAGGAGCGGGTTCAGCCTTCGGCAGCGATACGGCGGCGCCGGCTGGTCCTCAACATGGGTATGGGCGGAATGATGGGCGGCGGCATGATGGAAGAACAGATGTCGGGCGACACTAGAACGGAAGCCGGTCCCATGGCTGCCCCGTTCAGCATCAATGGCCGCCCCTTCGACATGCGGCGGATCGATGAGAGCGTGACCCTTGGCAATACGGAGATTTGGGAAGTCTCGGGCGAGATGATGGCTCACCCGCTCCATATCCACGGCGTCCACTTCGAGGTGCTGAGCAGGGCGGGAAGGAAGCCAGACGTCCTGGATCAGGGACTCAGAGATACAGTTCTGGTGCGCGAACCCGCGGAGCTGCTCGTCAAGTTTAGCAAGGCCTCGCAGGGCTACCCCTTCATGTATCACTGCCACATTCTGGAGCACGAGGACAACGGAATGATGGGCCAATTCTCCGTCGAATAG
- a CDS encoding flavoprotein involved in K+ transport-like protein (KEGG: xcv:XCV2088 FAD containing monooxygenase) has translation MRAPLRNNLVMASSKRFHSGGQSREYAALVCASGTLWDPIIPELPGAEAFGGAIRHSVTSRSADEVQSRRVLVVGGGNSGADIACDVARTAASVSLSMRRGYWFVPKFIAGRPSDQFFRRRDGLPEWAHPPDAAALLKLLVGPHEAYGLETPDHPPFAAHPIMNTEVLHHMGHGRVCAGIAHGTTTTQKKHGIPAERMHSFFGASCRRASRRCFAEAFT, from the coding sequence ATGCGGGCGCCGTTGCGCAACAACCTGGTCATGGCATCGAGCAAACGGTTCCACTCGGGCGGCCAGTCTCGCGAATACGCTGCCCTTGTTTGCGCATCTGGAACGCTATGGGACCCGATCATCCCGGAGCTGCCGGGTGCCGAGGCGTTCGGCGGCGCTATCCGCCATTCGGTGACCTCCCGCTCGGCCGATGAGGTGCAGAGCAGGCGCGTCCTGGTGGTCGGCGGCGGCAATTCGGGTGCCGATATCGCCTGCGACGTGGCTCGAACAGCTGCTTCCGTATCGCTTTCGATGCGTCGCGGCTACTGGTTCGTGCCGAAATTTATCGCAGGGCGGCCTAGCGACCAATTCTTCCGCCGCCGCGACGGGCTGCCGGAATGGGCGCACCCGCCCGACGCGGCGGCGCTGCTCAAGCTTCTCGTTGGCCCTCACGAGGCTTACGGGCTGGAGACGCCAGACCACCCGCCATTTGCGGCTCATCCGATCATGAACACTGAAGTGCTCCACCACATGGGTCACGGCCGCGTATGCGCCGGGATCGCGCACGGAACGACAACGACGCAGAAGAAGCACGGCATCCCAGCGGAGAGAATGCACTCCTTCTTCGGGGCGAGCTGTCGACGGGCGTCGCGTCGTTGTTTCGCAGAAGCATTCACGTAA
- a CDS encoding putative transcriptional regulator, MerR family (PFAM: regulatory protein MerR; Transcription regulator MerR DNA binding~KEGG: sal:Sala_2509 transcriptional regulator, MerR family) translates to MRDHAVVKGLQRAELAQRTGCNLETVRYYEKVGLLPDPPRTASGYRSYDTSHERRLRFVLRARELGFSLDEIRELLRLVDERDQPCAEARVVAATHLDDVRAKIADLRRMERVLKDVVAQCADGTLPECPLIETLFAGHK, encoded by the coding sequence ATGCGCGATCACGCCGTGGTGAAGGGCCTGCAACGGGCCGAGCTCGCCCAGCGGACGGGCTGCAACCTGGAGACCGTGCGCTATTACGAGAAGGTCGGCCTTCTACCCGACCCGCCGCGCACAGCGAGCGGCTATCGCAGCTACGACACCTCGCATGAGCGGCGCCTTCGGTTCGTGCTGCGGGCGCGCGAGCTCGGCTTCTCGCTCGACGAGATCCGCGAACTCTTGCGCCTCGTCGACGAGCGGGACCAGCCCTGCGCGGAAGCGCGGGTTGTGGCCGCCACGCACCTCGACGATGTGCGGGCGAAGATAGCCGACCTAAGACGGATGGAGCGGGTGCTTAAGGACGTGGTCGCGCAATGCGCCGACGGCACGCTGCCGGAATGTCCGCTTATCGAGACGCTGTTCGCCGGACACAAGTAG
- a CDS encoding Mercuric transport protein MerT (PFAM: Mercuric transport protein MerT~KEGG: sal:Sala_2510 mercuric transport protein MerT): protein MDTARPGTVAVTSGEAGVAASERSEVGRQRLVAVGGILGALAASSCCIVPLVLFSLGIGGAWIGNLTALAPYKPLFVAGTTGVLGYGFYLVYWKPRQACADDAACARPIPSRLVQIALWIATVLVAAAFAFDYVAPLLLRA, encoded by the coding sequence ATGGACACCGCGCGACCAGGAACAGTAGCGGTCACATCGGGCGAAGCGGGCGTCGCCGCGTCGGAGCGGAGCGAGGTCGGACGGCAGCGCTTGGTCGCCGTCGGCGGCATTCTCGGCGCGCTTGCCGCCTCCTCCTGCTGCATCGTGCCACTCGTCTTGTTCAGCCTCGGCATCGGTGGCGCCTGGATTGGCAATCTGACGGCGCTCGCACCCTACAAGCCATTGTTCGTCGCCGGGACGACGGGTGTTCTCGGCTACGGCTTCTACCTCGTCTACTGGAAGCCGCGGCAAGCCTGCGCCGATGACGCGGCCTGTGCACGCCCGATCCCCAGCCGCCTCGTGCAAATCGCGCTTTGGATCGCAACGGTCCTCGTCGCGGCTGCCTTCGCCTTCGACTATGTCGCGCCGCTGCTGCTTCGCGCCTGA
- a CDS encoding mercuric transport protein periplasmic component (TIGRFAM: mercuric transport protein periplasmic component~PFAM: Heavy metal transport/detoxification protein~KEGG: ajs:Ajs_1299 mercuric transport protein periplasmic component) encodes MKTYLSALALIASVMTAPAAFAAERTITFAVDNMTCASCPYIVKTSMAAVPGVTKVAVSFEAKTATVTFDDGKTNPDAIAAASMNAGYPARPTQQQGS; translated from the coding sequence ATGAAGACCTATTTGAGCGCTCTCGCCCTGATCGCCTCGGTGATGACGGCGCCGGCTGCGTTTGCTGCCGAACGTACGATCACCTTCGCCGTCGACAACATGACCTGCGCCTCCTGTCCCTACATCGTAAAGACCTCGATGGCAGCGGTGCCCGGGGTGACGAAGGTGGCGGTCTCGTTCGAGGCGAAGACCGCCACCGTGACCTTCGATGACGGGAAAACGAACCCCGACGCCATCGCGGCGGCCAGCATGAACGCCGGCTATCCCGCCCGCCCGACGCAGCAGCAAGGCAGTTGA